One region of Prosthecobacter debontii genomic DNA includes:
- the vccA gene encoding Verru_Chthon cassette protein A: protein MKPIRHLLADARRHQGLALIIVLSMLALATIVILAFLSVADTEHKATTIYSASQTSRRLADTAVNIVMGQIRSGSAREQAGVPVIHATQPGAVRKYSRNGAFLAGYKLFSDRDMIFRSTGGTVNQREMEFVRDSEPPADWNQNNNLARYVDLNEPVIKGVASQADATDTVQIYFPIIDPRAGQDLDAAEASEVPVEGFSYELTTSLKGNNIGREAENQTTPAIVKPSDATSGGQIDQLRLAMPVQWLYVLRDGAVGYLNDNMNFRVLEGDGGGLGDGPSSVAGGTYGIPTESNPIVGRIAFWTDDETCKVNINTAAEPTFAGQPIYYHERDHRWADYPPARGEYQRFPGHPATVALSSVFYPNPQLADSRSLDTYGLSGPITGGALSRALAVKSRIYELMPRITEGGSYGGTLTFEQDEYATTTTGSKDVSTLVDIKGVAGERLYASVDELLFSQNSSGGNRVINNADGGNGITLFNKRTLERSSAFLTAHSRGSEINMFGMPRIAMWPLPRTASKRTGFDNLMYFCSRLGNDAGADNTNSYIFQREHSASRSSVNGARYDISLPRNLKLLSMLDRILDAPFPTASENASANGTAKSFVQKITRDNTRQLIVSMFDYIRSTNLYDSFLVPDNRNEWPSLSINWTQLYQTRDRTDFKTYTPGVVRNSGNTADPFSDRFFPGHGQVTPSEHPQWVIGSTGDSVRGFGRFFSVSEVGLHFICTADGKPDMYSWRIPIRDENGEEKDYKIPEMMPAEFDSYATAATPVVSGGRTALKVRENNLAHLRIAHSYPPGFSGEVRLTNVDAVHWRNGQGHEDGFVPDVGMIKERYYSNFPPLSNPTEPGRYGTLGIPLPAGSANYARYYRLHPGYNWENWNWTLERDTPMLITQKRIQALLHLEFFCPSASYTEINPDYTIVISGNDVSNIQVAGRSVFSTTQDIVLRSERPMYDTDGNPEIGGFASFRNVAAGRRVGARGNMPEDVGFDTSATGQAHAGLTNLDLVSSFFTVDRNAPLQFSSGTITVKIYDHHVTAGTGDDPVQVIQFRLRDGKAPTPDLVTAGSYLVNYVQSDGSTYNHPAVQAPRWWSFNRDGALGRYDDQGGATNPEDPIRRSIRGRFYNWDGVSINNITRAYDPRASAPNNQSVPGARSLIYTKDPANYASVQLQSHVLVANDPLLAIAYGPRSDVMNNGLSSGAVLNDNGDWDRPWHYGSDVVRTLQPAHGDARLIAAKKTVPASDWTPHRFWDNEDEYMAHNFSSYSSGTEPGFDRGTSNTDTKSDDTVRGLPVKVTASASRSPDAPHGRSDYAPTPTAAHQYIQRYYDFDDSDPGGRIGPFINKVDEGNYSVGDFKLSGWPDARKWRSTYFRSNSQGARFANGKGSFFTPNRMVPSPVVMGSLPSHVWDNNGSGAWTNLLFRPYVSYPNGLTGARSAAASTHPGAETPPDHYLLDLFWMPVVEPYAISEPLSTAGKINLNYQMVPFTHIRRATALHAAMKGEIMAAMPNAEYEQSKGVKTGWGTNGSTAPIFRSEADGNYWHRGIVVDRFKPSGGSSDSLWWQQQVKDRVQGTLRQFEERFNFGIGQTSGALKPNYRGGLFRTTSQLCEVHLIPDLAQGKVNVSASGVANASSRDDAMARFWAEHCSTGDNTRERPYANLYQKFTTRSNTFRVHVRAQSIRKAVRSVEPDFFDLNRDQVSGEFRGSFLVERYIDQADMQAAGTAVDYASASDPFALKPLESYYRFRIIESKRFAP from the coding sequence ATGAAACCCATCCGCCATCTCCTTGCTGACGCCCGTCGCCATCAAGGCCTAGCTCTGATCATCGTCTTATCGATGCTCGCTTTGGCTACGATCGTCATTTTAGCCTTCTTGAGCGTTGCCGATACGGAGCATAAAGCGACGACAATCTATTCAGCATCTCAAACGTCTCGTCGTCTTGCAGATACTGCCGTTAATATCGTCATGGGCCAGATTCGTTCTGGATCGGCTCGTGAACAAGCAGGCGTGCCTGTCATCCATGCGACGCAGCCAGGCGCTGTGCGGAAGTACTCTCGCAATGGAGCCTTCCTCGCTGGGTATAAACTTTTCTCGGACCGAGACATGATTTTCCGCTCCACAGGAGGCACGGTAAATCAGCGTGAAATGGAGTTTGTGAGAGATTCAGAACCCCCGGCGGATTGGAACCAAAACAATAATTTGGCGCGTTATGTGGATCTTAATGAACCTGTCATTAAAGGCGTCGCTAGCCAAGCTGACGCAACCGATACGGTTCAAATTTATTTCCCCATCATTGACCCTCGGGCTGGCCAAGATCTTGATGCTGCTGAGGCCAGTGAAGTGCCTGTGGAAGGTTTTTCTTATGAGCTGACGACTTCCCTCAAGGGAAATAACATCGGTCGTGAGGCTGAAAACCAAACTACTCCAGCGATCGTTAAGCCCAGCGATGCGACGAGCGGTGGTCAGATTGATCAGCTCCGCTTAGCCATGCCTGTGCAATGGCTTTATGTGCTGCGTGATGGAGCTGTAGGTTATCTCAATGACAACATGAATTTCCGGGTGTTGGAGGGTGATGGTGGTGGACTTGGAGATGGCCCGTCTTCGGTCGCGGGTGGCACTTATGGCATACCCACGGAGTCAAATCCAATCGTTGGCCGCATCGCCTTCTGGACAGATGATGAAACATGCAAGGTGAACATCAATACCGCTGCAGAGCCGACATTTGCTGGCCAGCCGATTTATTACCATGAGCGCGATCACCGTTGGGCGGACTACCCCCCTGCACGTGGTGAATATCAGCGCTTTCCTGGTCACCCCGCCACCGTGGCACTGAGCAGTGTCTTCTATCCCAATCCCCAGCTTGCTGACAGCCGCAGTCTAGACACCTATGGCCTCTCAGGCCCCATTACAGGAGGGGCGTTATCGAGAGCTTTGGCCGTCAAATCACGCATCTATGAACTGATGCCAAGAATTACCGAGGGGGGCAGCTATGGTGGCACGTTGACCTTTGAGCAAGATGAGTATGCCACGACAACGACTGGCAGTAAGGATGTTTCCACACTTGTCGATATCAAAGGCGTGGCTGGAGAGCGTCTTTATGCCAGTGTGGATGAGCTCTTGTTTTCCCAGAATTCCAGTGGTGGGAATCGAGTGATCAACAATGCCGATGGTGGAAATGGGATCACTCTCTTTAACAAAAGGACGCTTGAGCGCTCCTCAGCCTTCTTGACTGCACACAGCCGTGGAAGTGAGATTAACATGTTTGGTATGCCAAGGATTGCAATGTGGCCTCTTCCAAGAACTGCCTCCAAACGGACGGGCTTCGACAATTTGATGTATTTCTGTTCTCGCTTGGGTAATGACGCCGGCGCAGACAATACGAACAGCTATATCTTCCAGCGCGAGCATTCCGCGAGTCGGTCTTCGGTCAATGGTGCTCGTTATGACATCTCGCTGCCACGTAATTTGAAACTCTTGTCGATGTTGGATCGGATTTTGGATGCGCCCTTCCCAACGGCTTCTGAAAACGCTTCAGCCAATGGCACTGCAAAAAGCTTCGTCCAAAAGATTACACGCGATAATACACGCCAACTGATCGTGTCGATGTTCGATTACATTCGTTCGACCAATCTGTACGATAGCTTCCTGGTGCCAGATAATCGTAACGAATGGCCCAGCCTCAGCATTAACTGGACACAGCTTTATCAGACCCGCGATCGAACGGACTTCAAAACTTATACTCCTGGGGTTGTTCGTAATTCGGGGAATACTGCGGATCCGTTTTCTGACCGTTTCTTCCCAGGTCATGGTCAAGTTACCCCTTCGGAGCATCCGCAATGGGTCATCGGGAGTACAGGAGATTCCGTGCGCGGGTTCGGTCGTTTTTTCTCCGTCAGTGAGGTTGGCTTGCATTTCATCTGCACAGCTGATGGCAAGCCCGATATGTATAGTTGGCGTATTCCGATCAGGGACGAAAATGGCGAAGAGAAGGACTATAAAATTCCTGAGATGATGCCAGCCGAGTTTGACTCTTATGCGACTGCGGCAACACCCGTGGTGAGTGGTGGTCGTACCGCCTTGAAAGTTCGTGAGAATAACTTGGCGCACTTGAGGATTGCTCATAGCTACCCCCCTGGTTTTAGCGGTGAAGTCCGTCTCACCAATGTCGATGCTGTGCACTGGCGTAATGGCCAGGGGCACGAAGATGGTTTCGTTCCTGATGTAGGCATGATCAAAGAGAGGTACTACTCTAACTTTCCTCCTTTAAGTAATCCAACTGAGCCTGGTCGCTATGGCACTCTGGGCATACCATTGCCTGCTGGAAGTGCCAACTATGCTCGTTATTACCGTCTGCACCCGGGGTATAACTGGGAAAATTGGAACTGGACGCTTGAGCGTGACACTCCGATGCTCATAACCCAAAAGCGCATCCAGGCACTGTTGCATCTGGAATTCTTCTGCCCTTCTGCATCCTACACAGAAATCAATCCTGACTACACCATTGTCATTTCAGGAAACGATGTTAGTAACATCCAAGTGGCTGGGCGCTCTGTCTTTAGCACCACTCAGGACATCGTGCTTCGCAGCGAGCGGCCGATGTATGATACGGATGGTAATCCAGAAATCGGAGGATTTGCCAGTTTCCGAAATGTGGCTGCGGGCCGTCGCGTGGGTGCACGCGGAAATATGCCGGAAGATGTTGGCTTTGATACTAGCGCTACGGGACAAGCCCATGCTGGCCTAACGAATCTCGATTTGGTGTCGTCATTCTTTACGGTCGACCGTAACGCGCCCCTTCAGTTTTCGTCTGGCACCATCACGGTCAAAATCTACGATCACCATGTGACGGCAGGCACTGGTGATGATCCTGTCCAAGTGATCCAGTTTCGCCTTAGAGATGGTAAGGCCCCAACACCCGATTTGGTGACTGCAGGCTCTTATTTGGTGAACTATGTTCAGTCTGATGGCAGCACCTATAATCACCCTGCTGTGCAAGCACCTCGTTGGTGGAGTTTTAATCGGGATGGTGCTTTGGGGCGTTACGACGATCAAGGTGGGGCTACCAATCCTGAGGATCCAATTAGGCGTTCTATTCGCGGTCGGTTTTACAATTGGGACGGTGTTTCCATCAACAACATTACCCGTGCGTATGATCCTCGGGCGAGTGCACCGAATAATCAGAGTGTTCCCGGCGCACGGTCTTTGATTTACACGAAGGATCCGGCAAATTATGCCAGCGTACAGCTTCAATCCCATGTTCTGGTGGCTAATGATCCATTGCTCGCTATCGCCTACGGACCACGGAGTGATGTGATGAACAACGGGCTCTCGAGCGGTGCCGTGTTAAATGACAATGGTGACTGGGACCGCCCATGGCATTATGGCTCAGATGTGGTGCGCACGCTCCAACCTGCTCATGGTGATGCGCGTCTGATCGCTGCTAAGAAGACTGTGCCTGCCAGTGACTGGACGCCTCATCGCTTCTGGGACAACGAGGACGAATACATGGCGCACAATTTCTCCTCTTATTCGTCTGGCACAGAGCCTGGGTTTGACCGGGGCACGAGCAATACGGATACGAAGTCAGATGATACGGTGCGTGGTCTGCCCGTGAAGGTGACAGCTTCCGCTTCACGTTCTCCAGATGCACCGCATGGACGCAGTGACTACGCGCCGACTCCAACTGCTGCTCACCAATACATTCAGCGTTATTATGACTTTGATGACAGTGACCCTGGTGGCCGTATCGGGCCTTTCATCAACAAAGTAGATGAAGGTAACTACTCGGTTGGAGACTTTAAGCTCTCTGGTTGGCCAGATGCCAGAAAGTGGCGGTCCACATATTTCCGCTCAAATAGTCAGGGCGCGCGTTTCGCCAATGGCAAGGGTAGTTTCTTCACTCCTAATCGCATGGTGCCATCTCCAGTGGTGATGGGTTCATTGCCTTCGCATGTTTGGGATAATAATGGCTCCGGTGCTTGGACAAATTTACTCTTCCGCCCTTATGTGAGCTATCCCAACGGCTTGACGGGGGCCCGCAGTGCGGCGGCCTCGACCCACCCAGGTGCAGAAACACCCCCAGATCATTACTTACTGGATCTCTTCTGGATGCCCGTCGTTGAGCCTTACGCGATCAGTGAGCCTTTATCGACAGCGGGTAAGATCAACCTGAATTATCAGATGGTTCCTTTCACACACATCCGCCGGGCTACAGCGCTACATGCTGCTATGAAGGGTGAGATCATGGCGGCCATGCCAAATGCGGAGTATGAGCAGTCCAAAGGTGTGAAGACGGGCTGGGGCACCAATGGCTCTACGGCTCCGATCTTCCGCAGTGAGGCCGATGGTAATTACTGGCACCGCGGTATTGTGGTTGATCGCTTCAAACCCAGCGGTGGCTCGTCTGATTCGCTTTGGTGGCAGCAACAAGTTAAGGATCGTGTTCAAGGTACGCTCCGCCAATTCGAAGAGCGCTTTAACTTTGGCATCGGTCAGACCTCTGGCGCATTAAAGCCAAATTACCGAGGTGGGCTCTTCCGTACGACTTCGCAGTTGTGTGAAGTTCACTTGATCCCAGATCTTGCGCAGGGGAAGGTCAACGTTTCGGCATCTGGCGTTGCCAATGCTTCTAGCCGGGATGACGCGATGGCGCGTTTCTGGGCAGAACATTGCTCTACTGGAGACAATACCCGTGAACGTCCTTACGCAAATCTTTATCAGAAATTCACCACACGCTCGAATACCTTTCGGGTGCATGTGAGAGCCCAGTCAATCCGTAAGGCTGTGCGTTCTGTGGAACCAGACTTTTTCGATCTAAATCGTGACCAGGTGAGTGGTGAGTTTCGCGGTTCATTCTTGGTCGAGAGGTATATCGACCAAGCTGATATGCAGGCGGCTGGCACGGCCGTTGATTATGCTTCTGCTTCAGACCCCTTCGCTCTGAAGCCTCTCGAAAGCTATTATCGGTTCCGTATTATCGAATCGAAGCGTTTTGCTCCTTAA